A DNA window from Marispirochaeta aestuarii contains the following coding sequences:
- the alr gene encoding alanine racemase has protein sequence MSRLPLTRVYISLKNLDHNLSLLRELAGGRPLWPAIKADAYGHGARIVASHLVSRGVDTFGVAQVQEALELAENGIDARFIILSPDLGDTAQEIAAHGFEPVVATDIQLRALSREALRQGRDIRVHLKFDTGMGRVGFCPREADTVLARIAGYPGLKIAGFMSHFPRADEGDPEYSLEQLGRFRDLVEKTADFRDFETHMANSAAIFDVSGACFDACRPGIALYGLKPSSEIRNPRVDELKPVLSWKTAITQLKEVSPGTGLSYGHSYITSRQSLIATVPVGYGDGLARALSNRIEMLVGGRRCRQVGTICMDQCLIDVSPLRGRVEEGDEVVIIGAQADQFIGAGEQAEVLGTINYEIVTRISGRVPRLAEK, from the coding sequence ATGAGCAGACTTCCCCTGACCAGGGTATACATATCCTTGAAGAATCTTGACCACAACCTTTCTCTGCTGCGGGAGCTGGCCGGCGGTCGGCCTTTATGGCCCGCCATCAAGGCCGATGCCTACGGCCACGGGGCTCGTATTGTGGCATCCCATCTTGTCTCCCGGGGAGTGGATACCTTCGGGGTCGCTCAGGTGCAGGAGGCTCTGGAGCTGGCGGAAAACGGGATTGATGCCCGCTTTATTATCCTGTCTCCGGATCTGGGAGATACCGCGCAGGAGATCGCCGCCCATGGATTTGAGCCTGTAGTGGCCACGGACATTCAGCTCCGGGCGCTCTCCAGGGAGGCGCTTCGTCAGGGACGGGATATCAGGGTGCATCTGAAATTCGATACCGGCATGGGAAGGGTGGGATTCTGCCCCCGGGAGGCCGACACGGTGCTGGCCAGGATTGCAGGGTATCCGGGATTGAAGATTGCCGGATTCATGAGCCATTTTCCCCGGGCCGATGAGGGAGACCCGGAGTATTCCCTGGAACAGCTTGGCCGGTTCCGGGACCTGGTGGAAAAGACCGCGGACTTCAGGGACTTTGAGACCCACATGGCCAACAGCGCCGCGATCTTTGATGTCTCCGGTGCCTGCTTTGATGCCTGCAGGCCGGGAATCGCCCTGTATGGATTAAAGCCCTCTTCCGAAATCCGCAATCCCCGGGTGGACGAGCTTAAACCGGTTCTGAGCTGGAAAACCGCGATAACCCAGTTAAAGGAGGTTTCTCCCGGCACCGGGTTGAGTTATGGTCACAGTTATATTACCTCCCGTCAGTCCCTGATAGCCACGGTGCCTGTGGGGTATGGGGACGGACTCGCACGGGCCTTGAGCAACCGCATCGAGATGCTCGTCGGCGGCCGGCGCTGCCGGCAGGTGGGAACGATCTGCATGGACCAGTGCCTTATCGATGTAAGCCCTTTAAGGGGCAGGGTCGAGGAAGGCGACGAGGTGGTGATAATCGGGGCGCAGGCTGACCAGTTCATCGGAGCCGGGGAGCAGGCCGAAGTTCTGGGGACCATAAACTACGAGATCGTCACCCGCATTTCCGGCAGGGTGCCGCGACTGGCGGAAAAATAA
- a CDS encoding arginine deiminase — protein sequence MDTQNPALKIRSEVGPLKTILLHRPGGELERLIPKYLDEMLFEDIPYLAQMQAEHDKFAEVLRANGAEVLYFEKLLEDILEAGKVKEAVIAEITAGLRVNSAPLKEDIRALLAGMPPRELTATLLSGLSKKEVPHSEAEKRLSFYIKDEYPFYIDPLPNLYFSRDYGTVIGTRLSVNTMKARARKRESMLLQHIAEHHPRFRGCRLWHRHNEPDSIEGGDILVLNDSVIAVGCSARTSPEGIETLASRLFAEDETVREVLVIQIPFTRAYMHLDTVFTMVDVDKFTIFPGIADSAHIFRLSPGGQKNRGGIRIRQEKNLARTLAKSLNLPAVRLIATGGGDTWSAEREQWNDSTNTLAIAPGKVITYRRNILSNEILRQNGVEVLEIAGSELVRGRGGPRCMSMPLRRSSTG from the coding sequence ATGGATACACAAAATCCTGCACTGAAGATCCGCAGCGAAGTCGGCCCCTTGAAAACAATCCTTCTCCACCGCCCGGGAGGGGAGCTGGAACGGCTTATTCCCAAATACCTGGACGAGATGCTCTTTGAAGATATTCCCTATCTGGCACAGATGCAGGCAGAACACGACAAGTTCGCCGAAGTGCTGCGGGCCAACGGAGCGGAAGTACTCTATTTTGAAAAACTCCTTGAGGATATCCTTGAGGCCGGGAAGGTAAAAGAGGCTGTCATCGCAGAAATTACCGCCGGGCTCAGGGTAAACTCAGCACCCTTAAAAGAGGACATCCGGGCTCTCCTTGCAGGGATGCCCCCCAGGGAACTCACTGCGACCCTGCTTTCGGGCCTTTCAAAGAAAGAGGTGCCCCATTCCGAGGCGGAAAAGAGACTCTCCTTCTACATAAAGGACGAATACCCCTTCTATATCGACCCCCTGCCGAACCTGTACTTCTCCCGGGACTACGGGACGGTCATAGGTACCCGGCTTTCGGTGAACACCATGAAAGCCCGGGCCCGGAAACGTGAGAGCATGCTGCTGCAGCATATCGCTGAGCATCATCCCCGCTTCAGAGGCTGCAGACTCTGGCACCGTCACAACGAACCGGACAGCATCGAGGGGGGAGACATCCTGGTTCTGAATGATTCGGTCATCGCCGTCGGCTGCAGCGCCCGGACCAGCCCGGAGGGAATCGAGACCCTGGCATCCAGGCTTTTCGCAGAGGACGAAACAGTACGGGAAGTCCTGGTTATCCAGATTCCTTTTACCCGGGCCTATATGCACCTGGATACGGTCTTTACCATGGTGGATGTGGACAAGTTCACCATCTTTCCCGGCATCGCCGATTCGGCCCATATATTTCGCCTGAGCCCCGGGGGGCAGAAAAACAGGGGGGGAATCCGCATACGCCAGGAGAAGAACCTGGCCAGGACTCTGGCAAAGAGTCTGAACCTCCCCGCAGTCAGGCTTATCGCCACCGGGGGCGGGGACACCTGGAGCGCCGAACGGGAACAGTGGAACGACAGCACCAATACCCTGGCAATCGCCCCGGGCAAGGTCATAACCTACAGGCGCAACATCCTCTCCAACGAGATCCTGCGGCAGAACGGCGTGGAAGTTCTGGAGATTGCAGGGTCGGAGCTGGTGCGGGGAAGGGGCGGCCCCAGGTGCATGAGCATGCCCCTGAGGCGCAGTTCTACAGGGTAA
- a CDS encoding SDR family NAD(P)-dependent oxidoreductase, with the protein MENKVAIITGGGTGIGRSTALMLARRNVACVINYSRSRDEAEKTVKDVRAAGGTAISFCASIADEDAVKKMTAATLESFGRIDYLVNNAGKTEFIPLEDLDAVRDEHWDSIFDVNIKGTFKVSRACAAELRKNRGAIVNVSSIAALGTGSSIPYCVSKGGVSTLTRSLAHVLAPEVRVNAVAPGIVTTRWVSGKEDHIARMSEGTPLKKVCSPDDVAQVIVSLLMDADLMTGQILTVDGGFTL; encoded by the coding sequence ATGGAAAACAAAGTAGCAATCATAACCGGCGGAGGCACCGGCATAGGGCGGTCCACAGCCCTGATGCTGGCCAGGCGGAATGTTGCGTGTGTAATTAATTATTCCCGATCCCGGGATGAAGCTGAAAAAACGGTAAAGGATGTCAGGGCTGCCGGGGGCACAGCCATATCCTTCTGTGCCAGTATTGCCGATGAAGATGCAGTCAAAAAGATGACAGCCGCAACCCTTGAGAGCTTCGGCCGCATCGATTACCTGGTTAATAATGCAGGTAAAACCGAGTTCATCCCTCTGGAAGATCTGGACGCCGTCCGGGACGAGCACTGGGATTCCATTTTCGATGTAAATATCAAGGGAACCTTCAAGGTGAGCCGCGCCTGTGCTGCGGAGCTCAGAAAAAACAGAGGAGCAATCGTCAACGTCTCTTCCATTGCCGCCCTGGGAACCGGAAGTTCCATACCCTACTGTGTGTCCAAGGGAGGGGTCAGCACCCTGACCCGAAGCCTGGCCCACGTGCTGGCGCCGGAGGTGCGTGTGAATGCCGTCGCTCCGGGAATCGTCACCACCCGCTGGGTTTCAGGCAAGGAGGATCATATCGCGAGGATGTCCGAAGGGACTCCTCTAAAGAAAGTCTGCAGCCCCGACGATGTCGCCCAGGTTATTGTCAGTCTGCTCATGGATGCCGATCTGATGACCGGACAGATCCTTACTGTGGACGGCGGCTTTACCCTGTAG
- a CDS encoding ABC transporter ATP-binding protein, producing the protein MLKKFIRYYRPHLSLFVIDMLVASAMSLLLIFFPYITRNLLRSYIPESNVPMIIWSLAALGSICLFMLVLNYIRIKWGHILGVRMEADMRKDIFRHVQKLSFTWFDNTKTGHIMSRISNDLNMIAEVAHHAPEDLLISLVVLIGAYIFMFSFSWPLALISLIPFPFMLIWGIIFGGRMRSGFRKVRKEIAEINSTVENSVQGIREVKAFANEELEEEKFHNSNTTFRYAKENAYTAMAGFHSVIHFLRDSYYLVVVGGGVLLIFHGLIEVYDLLSFVLFVGIILPPIDRLINFNEQLQQGTAAFERFVEIMEIEPDIADRPGSKTLAEHSREIRFRDVHFSYAGSPEPVLKGINLTVPFGSKVALVGESGAGKSTLVSLIPRFYEVSQGEISIDGMDVKNLTQKSLREQTGIVQQNVFLFDTSLRENIMYGNPLATEEEMVRAASWANILDFIQSLPEGFDTEVGERGVKLSGGQKQRIAIARVFLKNPPILILDEATSALDTESEALIQNAMFRLAENRTTIIIAHRLSTVRNVDRIYVMKEGRIIEEGAHSELLALKGYYERLYTQRRL; encoded by the coding sequence ATGCTGAAAAAATTCATACGCTACTACCGCCCCCATCTGAGCCTCTTTGTTATTGATATGTTAGTGGCCTCCGCCATGTCGCTGCTTCTGATCTTTTTCCCCTACATAACCCGGAACCTTCTGCGAAGCTATATACCGGAAAGCAATGTTCCCATGATCATCTGGTCCCTCGCGGCGCTTGGTTCAATCTGTCTGTTCATGCTCGTTTTGAATTATATCCGGATAAAATGGGGACATATCCTGGGTGTGCGCATGGAAGCCGATATGCGGAAGGATATTTTCCGGCATGTGCAGAAACTCTCCTTTACCTGGTTTGACAACACAAAAACCGGCCACATCATGTCCCGAATCTCCAATGATCTGAACATGATCGCCGAAGTCGCCCACCACGCCCCGGAGGACCTGTTGATATCCCTGGTGGTATTGATCGGAGCATATATCTTCATGTTCAGCTTCAGCTGGCCCCTGGCGCTCATCTCGCTGATTCCCTTCCCCTTCATGCTGATCTGGGGAATCATTTTCGGCGGCCGAATGCGCTCCGGCTTCCGGAAGGTGAGAAAGGAGATCGCCGAAATCAACAGCACCGTCGAAAACTCGGTCCAGGGAATCCGGGAGGTAAAGGCTTTCGCCAATGAAGAGCTCGAAGAGGAGAAATTCCACAATTCGAATACGACCTTCCGCTATGCCAAGGAGAACGCCTACACCGCCATGGCAGGCTTCCACTCGGTAATCCATTTTCTCCGGGACTCCTACTATCTCGTGGTCGTGGGCGGCGGAGTGCTGCTTATATTTCACGGGCTTATCGAGGTCTACGACCTGCTCTCCTTTGTACTTTTTGTGGGGATCATACTGCCCCCCATCGACAGACTGATCAACTTTAATGAGCAGCTGCAGCAGGGGACCGCCGCCTTCGAACGCTTTGTGGAAATCATGGAGATTGAACCCGACATCGCTGACCGTCCGGGATCAAAAACCCTCGCGGAGCACAGCAGGGAGATTCGCTTCAGGGATGTGCATTTCAGCTATGCCGGATCCCCCGAGCCGGTCCTGAAGGGAATCAACCTGACTGTCCCCTTCGGCAGCAAGGTGGCTCTGGTGGGTGAGTCGGGAGCCGGAAAAAGCACCCTGGTTTCGCTGATCCCCCGGTTCTACGAGGTCAGTCAGGGAGAGATCAGCATCGACGGGATGGATGTGAAAAACCTGACCCAGAAATCCCTCAGGGAGCAGACAGGAATCGTACAGCAGAACGTTTTTCTCTTCGACACCTCCTTACGGGAAAACATCATGTACGGCAATCCCCTGGCAACGGAAGAGGAGATGGTCCGGGCGGCAAGCTGGGCAAACATTCTGGATTTTATTCAAAGTCTGCCGGAGGGCTTCGATACCGAAGTGGGAGAACGGGGAGTAAAGCTGTCGGGAGGACAGAAGCAGCGTATAGCCATTGCCAGGGTCTTTCTGAAGAATCCCCCCATTCTGATCCTTGACGAGGCGACATCCGCCCTCGATACCGAATCGGAAGCCCTTATCCAAAATGCCATGTTCAGGCTGGCGGAAAACCGTACCACCATAATAATTGCCCACCGGCTTTCCACCGTCAGAAACGTTGACAGAATCTATGTAATGAAGGAGGGGCGTATCATTGAAGAGGGAGCACACTCTGAACTGCTGGCATTGAAAGGGTACTATGAACGATTATATACCCAGCGAAGACTCTGA
- a CDS encoding 4Fe-4S dicluster domain-containing protein, whose amino-acid sequence MNYVRIAADECKGCRLCVQNCPNNCLGIGSEINQMGYQAAVFKNPNCTACGICFYVCPEPGAVTVYKNEERINA is encoded by the coding sequence ATGAATTACGTTCGAATAGCCGCAGACGAGTGCAAGGGCTGCCGCCTCTGCGTGCAGAACTGTCCCAACAACTGCCTGGGAATCGGTTCCGAGATAAACCAGATGGGATATCAGGCCGCGGTCTTCAAAAACCCCAACTGTACCGCCTGCGGAATATGCTTCTACGTCTGTCCGGAACCCGGCGCCGTTACGGTGTATAAGAACGAGGAGCGGATCAATGCATAA
- the vorB gene encoding 3-methyl-2-oxobutanoate dehydrogenase subunit VorB yields MHKQLMKGNEAVIYGALLGGATHFFGYPITPASEIAHAAAAYFRAAGRVFLQGESEVSVINMIYGAAGAGARVMSASSGPGVALMAEGISYIAGAELPAVLVDVQRAGPGLGNIWPEQSDYNMVVKGGGHGNYRNIVLAPNSAQEMCDFTYRAFELADKYRMLVFILTDAYIGQMMEPVSFPEKVLHGERHPWAVYGDSRSRENLITSILMNRELLSRHNLHLQEKYRRIEKEICDFQEVQTEDAELIFVAYGISSRLCYSAVSQLRKKGIKAGLLRPRTLYPFPRQRLKELSSSAKLFITVELSNGQMADDVELALEGRRPHLLYNWMGGVVPEVSEIIARTESDMQGVPV; encoded by the coding sequence ATGCATAAGCAGCTGATGAAAGGAAACGAAGCAGTCATATACGGCGCCCTGCTGGGAGGCGCTACCCACTTTTTCGGCTACCCCATAACACCGGCCAGCGAAATAGCCCACGCCGCGGCGGCCTACTTCAGGGCCGCCGGCAGAGTATTTCTCCAGGGCGAGTCGGAGGTCAGCGTTATCAACATGATCTACGGTGCCGCCGGTGCCGGAGCCCGGGTCATGTCCGCCTCATCCGGGCCGGGGGTAGCCCTTATGGCCGAAGGGATCTCCTACATAGCCGGAGCGGAACTGCCCGCGGTCCTTGTGGATGTACAGCGTGCCGGTCCGGGACTCGGCAACATATGGCCGGAACAGTCCGATTACAACATGGTGGTAAAAGGGGGAGGCCACGGAAACTACCGCAACATAGTGCTGGCCCCGAACTCTGCCCAGGAGATGTGCGATTTTACCTACAGGGCTTTTGAGCTGGCGGACAAATACCGCATGCTCGTTTTCATTCTGACGGATGCCTATATCGGACAGATGATGGAGCCCGTCTCCTTCCCGGAAAAAGTACTCCACGGAGAACGCCACCCATGGGCGGTCTATGGAGACTCCCGGAGCAGGGAAAACCTTATCACCTCCATCCTGATGAACAGGGAGCTGCTGTCCCGGCACAACCTCCACCTCCAGGAGAAGTACCGGCGCATCGAGAAGGAGATATGCGATTTCCAGGAAGTACAGACAGAAGATGCCGAGCTGATCTTCGTGGCCTACGGAATCAGTTCCAGGCTCTGTTACTCTGCGGTATCCCAGCTGAGAAAAAAGGGAATAAAAGCCGGACTGCTGAGGCCCAGGACCCTCTATCCCTTCCCGCGGCAGCGCCTCAAGGAGCTTTCTTCCTCGGCAAAACTGTTTATCACCGTGGAACTGTCCAATGGACAGATGGCCGACGATGTGGAACTCGCCCTCGAGGGCCGCAGGCCTCATCTGCTGTACAACTGGATGGGCGGTGTAGTTCCGGAGGTGTCGGAGATTATAGCCCGCACCGAGTCCGACATGCAGGGGGTACCGGTATGA
- a CDS encoding 2-oxoacid:acceptor oxidoreductase family protein, translating into MIVKEKPKSFYEVFERKGPGQKTTHYCPGCGHGTAHKLLAEIIDEMGIQDRTVFLSPVGCSVFAYYYFDTGNIQCSHGRAPAVGTGVKRVRDDAVVISYQGDGDLAGIGTTEIIHAANRGENMTVIFINNAIYGMTGGQMAPTTLSGQKTLTTPEGRDLSLDGAPIGMAEVMNALAPPVYIERVSLSSPAGIMKTRRAFKKALQNQIDKKGFSFVEVLSPCPINWKMDPVRAREWMKETMEEIFPPGCLRDTADQCTPHTLLKPLNDRELMDLFRVKKELPQVQKQELPQEQHIKISGFGGQGVLSAGILLANCVIAEGLEATWLPSYGPEMRGGTANASVILSQEAIGSPVVDEPNVLMAMNLPSLLNFEEKVLPGGLIIVNSSVVDRKVKRKDVKALYVPASEMARNEGLISAANIVMLTVYLLESRVVDLETFKAVLPLSLKKKEFLDLNLRLIQKAEAFYAGL; encoded by the coding sequence ATGATAGTAAAGGAAAAACCGAAAAGCTTCTACGAGGTCTTTGAACGCAAGGGCCCCGGGCAGAAAACGACCCATTACTGCCCCGGATGCGGCCACGGCACGGCGCATAAGCTTCTTGCCGAGATTATCGACGAGATGGGTATTCAGGACCGGACGGTGTTTCTCTCCCCCGTGGGATGTTCCGTCTTTGCCTACTACTATTTTGACACCGGGAATATTCAGTGCTCCCACGGCCGCGCACCGGCGGTGGGCACCGGGGTCAAACGGGTCCGGGACGATGCGGTGGTCATCTCCTATCAGGGAGACGGAGACCTGGCCGGAATCGGCACTACGGAAATAATCCACGCCGCCAACCGCGGGGAAAACATGACGGTCATTTTCATCAACAACGCCATCTACGGTATGACCGGCGGCCAGATGGCACCCACGACCCTCAGCGGACAGAAGACCCTGACTACCCCCGAAGGACGTGACCTGTCCCTTGACGGGGCACCCATCGGCATGGCGGAGGTCATGAATGCCCTTGCCCCTCCGGTGTATATCGAACGGGTGAGTCTCTCCTCCCCCGCCGGCATAATGAAGACCCGCCGGGCTTTCAAAAAGGCCCTTCAGAATCAGATCGACAAAAAAGGCTTCTCCTTCGTGGAAGTTCTCTCCCCCTGCCCCATCAACTGGAAGATGGACCCCGTCAGGGCCCGGGAATGGATGAAGGAGACCATGGAGGAGATCTTTCCCCCGGGATGTCTGCGGGACACCGCCGATCAGTGCACGCCCCACACCCTGCTGAAACCCCTGAACGACCGGGAGCTCATGGACCTTTTCCGGGTAAAAAAGGAACTGCCCCAGGTGCAGAAACAGGAACTGCCCCAGGAGCAGCACATCAAGATATCCGGCTTCGGCGGACAGGGCGTACTGTCAGCGGGAATTCTGCTGGCCAACTGCGTTATCGCCGAAGGCCTTGAAGCAACCTGGCTCCCCTCCTACGGACCGGAGATGCGCGGCGGAACCGCCAATGCCAGCGTCATTCTTTCGCAGGAGGCGATAGGTTCTCCCGTTGTCGACGAGCCGAACGTTCTCATGGCGATGAATCTTCCCTCACTCCTGAATTTCGAGGAAAAGGTGCTCCCGGGAGGACTCATAATCGTCAACTCCTCAGTCGTTGACCGCAAGGTGAAGCGAAAAGACGTCAAAGCCCTGTATGTACCCGCCTCCGAGATGGCCAGAAACGAAGGATTGATCTCAGCGGCCAATATCGTAATGCTGACGGTGTATCTGCTTGAGTCCCGGGTTGTGGATCTGGAGACCTTCAAGGCAGTTCTGCCCCTCAGCCTGAAAAAGAAGGAGTTCCTGGATCTTAACCTGCGGCTCATACAAAAGGCAGAAGCCTTTTATGCGGGCCTCTGA
- the buk gene encoding butyrate kinase — translation MRASDSIFVLVINPGSTSTKLALFHGETCLQNYTIRHSAEELRRFSSVAGQKNYRKELTETFISDTLPKDAELAAVIGRGGLLAPLESGVYSVNSSMLEDLESARWGEHASNLGAILAEEIARPRGIPSYIADPVVVDEMLDEARFSGCPEIQRVSIFHALNQKSAARKAAARLGKSYEELNLIVAHLGGGISVGAHRRGRVIDVNNALDGDGPFSPERSGGLPAGQLVSLALEYRDREKEIRKKIVGQGGMVAYLGTNDLQAALERINAGDTKAEAVVRAMAYQVAKEIASHGATLKGRIDGIVLTGGIACSGYVTDLIRERVSYLAPVLVIEGEREMEALAENALGALNRTRTIKEYRR, via the coding sequence ATGCGGGCCTCTGACTCCATCTTTGTCCTGGTTATAAACCCGGGATCCACCTCCACCAAGCTGGCTCTCTTTCACGGGGAGACATGCCTGCAGAATTATACAATCCGCCATTCCGCAGAGGAGCTGAGGCGGTTCTCCTCCGTCGCCGGGCAGAAGAATTACCGAAAGGAGCTGACCGAGACCTTTATCAGCGACACGCTGCCGAAGGATGCAGAGCTTGCGGCCGTCATCGGCCGGGGCGGACTCCTGGCACCTTTGGAAAGCGGGGTCTACTCCGTGAACAGCAGCATGCTGGAGGACCTGGAAAGCGCCCGCTGGGGAGAGCATGCAAGCAACCTGGGAGCAATCCTTGCGGAGGAAATCGCCCGGCCCAGGGGCATACCCTCCTACATTGCAGACCCGGTTGTTGTGGACGAAATGCTTGACGAAGCCCGCTTCTCCGGCTGCCCGGAGATACAGCGGGTCAGTATCTTTCACGCCCTGAACCAGAAATCCGCCGCACGCAAGGCCGCAGCCCGGCTCGGCAAAAGCTATGAAGAGCTGAACCTTATTGTAGCTCACCTTGGGGGGGGGATCTCAGTTGGCGCCCACCGCCGGGGACGGGTCATCGATGTAAATAACGCCCTGGATGGGGACGGTCCCTTTTCCCCGGAACGCAGCGGAGGCCTTCCGGCAGGTCAGCTTGTCAGCCTGGCCCTGGAGTACCGGGACAGAGAAAAGGAAATCAGAAAAAAGATTGTCGGACAGGGCGGAATGGTCGCCTATCTGGGGACCAACGATCTTCAGGCAGCCCTGGAGCGCATAAACGCCGGAGACACGAAGGCAGAAGCCGTGGTCCGCGCCATGGCCTACCAGGTCGCCAAGGAGATTGCTTCCCACGGTGCAACCCTCAAAGGGCGTATCGATGGAATAGTACTGACCGGAGGAATAGCCTGCAGCGGCTATGTAACGGACCTTATCCGAGAAAGGGTCTCGTACCTCGCACCCGTGCTTGTAATAGAAGGAGAGCGCGAAATGGAGGCCCTTGCAGAGAACGCCCTTGGGGCACTGAACAGAACCCGGACGATTAAGGAGTACCGCCGGTGA
- a CDS encoding phosphate acyltransferase, producing the protein MKLDQFLKVERKTTVAVPFPEDDAILKTCKTAADQDWASFLFIGNPETIEKAAANTGLKPGSYKCEKAENETEACALTARYIKEGKAQVAMKGQVHTGEFSRALFSKDAGLLEPGRLVSHMALCQVASYHKLLFLTDCAINIRPDYADKLRILDNAVDLAKRLGISRPKVGLVAPVETVNPKIDSTTDAEKLRREYDPQKALLGGPFGLDVALSAEAARIKKIESPVAGDVDILLFPELNSGNAVYKTLTVLAGATIAGLLIGLQAPVVLTSRADNAETKLLSLKLGLASV; encoded by the coding sequence GTGAAGCTCGATCAGTTTCTTAAAGTCGAAAGGAAGACGACGGTCGCAGTCCCCTTCCCCGAGGATGATGCAATCCTGAAGACCTGTAAAACAGCGGCGGATCAGGACTGGGCCAGCTTCCTTTTTATCGGAAATCCGGAAACAATCGAAAAGGCCGCCGCAAATACAGGCCTTAAACCCGGTTCCTACAAATGTGAGAAGGCGGAAAATGAGACCGAAGCCTGCGCTCTTACAGCCAGATACATAAAGGAAGGGAAAGCCCAGGTCGCCATGAAGGGACAGGTGCATACCGGGGAGTTCAGCCGCGCCCTCTTCTCGAAGGATGCCGGACTGCTGGAACCGGGCAGACTCGTCAGCCACATGGCACTGTGTCAGGTGGCCTCGTATCACAAGCTGCTCTTTCTTACGGACTGCGCCATAAACATCAGGCCGGATTACGCGGATAAACTCCGTATACTCGATAACGCCGTCGATCTTGCGAAGCGGCTCGGCATATCCAGGCCGAAGGTCGGCCTGGTGGCCCCGGTGGAAACGGTAAATCCCAAGATAGACTCAACAACCGATGCGGAGAAGCTTCGCCGTGAATATGATCCGCAAAAAGCCCTGCTGGGAGGCCCCTTCGGCCTGGATGTCGCCCTCTCTGCAGAAGCGGCGCGGATAAAAAAGATAGAGAGTCCCGTTGCTGGAGACGTGGACATTCTTCTATTTCCGGAGCTGAACTCCGGCAACGCCGTCTACAAAACCCTCACCGTTCTGGCCGGAGCGACCATCGCCGGCCTTCTGATCGGCCTTCAGGCTCCCGTGGTGCTTACCTCCCGGGCCGACAATGCTGAGACCAAACTACTGTCCCTGAAATTAGGCCTCGCCTCCGTGTAA